A single window of Nicotiana tomentosiformis chromosome 1, ASM39032v3, whole genome shotgun sequence DNA harbors:
- the LOC104114352 gene encoding ribonuclease S-7-like, whose protein sequence is MLKSQNMLVILIMLFALSPVYAFDYLLFVLQWPPSFYIKNKLYERWPDLLTSEVACKQGQSFWKDQYIKHGTCCASSYNQEQYFNLTIKLKDRFDLLETLENHRIIKPGSTTTSNAKQIRNAIATVTKVFPSLKCFDIQGTLYLEVANGRSGADMARVENV, encoded by the coding sequence ATGTTGAAATCGCAGAACATGTTAGTAATCCTCATTATGCTTTTTGCTCTTTCCCCAGTTTATGCTTTCGACTACCTGCTGTTCGTTTTACAATGGCCACCATCTTTTTACATAAAAAATAAGCTGTATGAACGCTGGCCAGATTTACTTACCTCCGAAGTGGCCTGTAAGCAAGGCCAGAGTTTCTGGAAAGATCAATATATTAAGCATGGAACTTGTTGTGCTTCAAGCTACAATCAAGAACAATATTTTAATCTAACCATAAAATTGAAAGACAGGTTCGATCTTTTGGAAACTCTCGAAAATCATAGAATAATTAAACCTGGATCAACGACAACGAGTAACGCTAAACAAATCAGAAATGCCATCGCGACGGTCACTAAAGTATTTCCTAGCCTCAAGTGCTTTGATATTCAAGGAACGTTGTATCTAGAAGTGGCAAACGGGCGGAGCGGGGCGGATATGGCTCGGGTCGAAAACGTGTAa